The DNA sequence CCTTCACCTTCACTCAGGTATTACTCCTCTTACTGCCTAtcaatgtttttatttcttaccTTGATTCTCCTAATTCTTTTAtatcattgaggacaatgttgATTTTAAGTTGGGGGGGTGAGGATTCAATTAGTCTGCATGCATTCACCCTCGACATTGCATACCATAATGAACCACCAGAAGCATTGTCAATGATTGATAAATAAATAGCAATATTGGCTCTTTCTGTTTTATTTGGATGCCCTTATTAGACTTGATGAAAATGGGAAGCTTGCTGTTTGTTCACTTATGAAATTTGAGTCAAGATAAGGGTTTATTTACTATAGCATGTTTTCTAAATCAAGAAAAGTCATTATTTCACTTAAGGGGTTCTGCTGAGAACTTCCTCTACTTACACTTAGACTACTTGGGATAACACTGTGATTGTCATTAGCCTAATCACACTAAGCAGTTGTTTAAGACTCTAATGAACCATATCCTAATGGCTTAGGAAGATTGTGAATTGAGTATTTGATTGTACTCTAAAAAAGGGACAAACCAGGgatctaaaaaaacaaaaaaactactTTGTATAATAAATATAGTGTAGTAGAAAAGACTGCCTACTTCCGGGATCTCTTGAACAAATAAAAGGATCTTTTAAAGAGTAGTAGCGTGAAAGCCACTATTAAAATGGTTTTGAATTAGGCCCCACTTAGACAGCTGCTATGGATGAGACAACTAATGACTTTTGGTGGTCAACCTTGGAATCTATAACCACTGGCATAGCACCCAGTAGGCAGCAGCACTCATTTTGTTGATACTTACTCAAATTGGTTATTGGATAAATTTATTGCATAAACCCCATTTTTGGAACAAAATGTCTAGTGAACTCATCTTTTGCATCATTGAACCTTGTCTGATTGGTAAATCCTACTTGAAGGAAATAAAAGCATTATGGTTTGAAAACAATATACTTCATTTGCTAAGAGACTAGCAAAAGGCAAGTTGGGGGTTGTGAATGTCAAgatattttgattaaaatacCTGCTTTAAGTGAGTCAGTTGAGAGGCTGATTAGTTATATAAATGtgattaggcctcgtttggttacgcagttcagatgagatgttttattaaattttgaataaaatattgttagaatataattttttagtattatttttattttgagatttgaaaaagttgatttttttttaaaaaagttgaattgtttattatattttgtgaatgagtttggaaaagttgtaataatgagataagatgagatgagatagttttgtgtatccaaaccgggcattaatgttatattttgagaaaatggACCTTGTCTCATGGGCTATAAATTTAAGAGTTATATTTCACTATTTACTTACTTTTCTTCATGGGCTAACAAATGGTTTAAATATGTAGGTGTTGAAAGACCAATTGAACACTAGAAAAGTCCAACTATACATCTGGAGCCCAATTCCATCGAGAAGTCTAACCCCAACCAAGTCTTATTGCTCGAGAACCTTCTACCATTTTCTACACATATCAAAAGGAAGAAGCCGAAGGGTTATCAAGGGAACCTTGAGAAAACTGTGATCTTCCAGAGGGTAGAATGGAGAAAAGGAAAAGCGACAgttagaagagagagaaagagagatgatgAAGGGAAGTAGGGATAAAAGGAGTTGAGGCGTGAGAATGAAAGGGATCGTGGTTGCTTTATTTTAGTgttattcatttctttctatttttgttacaAACATTGCTCTGTTAGGGTTTTTAtagtctttttgttttcttttattaaagaGTGAGTAGTCACCTGTCTAATAGTGAACCCcacccaagtttattaataagccctcacttgtggcagagGAATATCATGGTAACAATCAAGGTACTAGggatttaaaataatatgaaagacTCGTAACCCCCAAGAACCAGAACACCAGtacaaataattcaaaaacaataaccAGGCCTATAACTGAACAAAACAATATAAACAAGCCTATAAAGGATTTAACCAGACAAATAAAAATCCTATTTGAGTAAGCGCAATGACATAACCAATGTCGCATGCCGTCACTCCAATAAACCATGTAGTACCCACTCTAGAGGCATCAACACTTCCTTATGTATGCTAGTCCACACGAATCTATTCTAAGTATACCTCTTAATAGGTGAGGAACTTCTATCTGCCCTGACCACTCATGAGAGATCCCATTACTACGCAGCCGGGCCAAAACATCTACAGCCTTATTTCCTTCGCGATAGATATGCTTAGCAGAAAAATTTATCCCTGCCAACATATTAataatgtcttcccaaaaattcTTTATGTACTGAAGACTATAACTTCCTTTTTGAACCCAGTTAACAACCAAAAGAGAGTccatttcaataattatattattaagccCCAATCTTTTACAATGTTGAAGCCCTCTTCGAAGGGTTATAACTTCCGCAAGATTATTGCTACCGTTTCGAATAGATTCGGCAAATGTAAAAACCACCTTCCCAAGCTCATTTCTGACTATTCTTCCAGCACCCAAAATTCCAGGATTATTAATACTACTTCTGTCCACATTCAATTTAAGCCAGTCATTCTTCGGTTTCTCCCATCTCACTGCCATTAATGTCTCATTCTTTCTTGAATTAATAGAAATATTTCAAGATCTGTAGTTCCTTTTCCACTAACCGAGAATCCTTCTGAACCTTAATACCAACCCAATGAGTCCAATACTTTATCGATCTCCAAAAAGCTTGAAcctctcttttcttccttcCATCCGAGCTTTACATTGCCAATTCCATAAATTACAGGTAATGATCACAGGTATAAGTCCATTAAGATTACCTAGCTGAGATGACTTCGATGCCGTTTGAAACCAAGCCTCAACAGTTGCTTTCCAAGACCGGAATGGGACAAACGGGATACCCAAAGTATTTGAGCTAAATTTCCATATGGCCTTAGCAATATTACCACCatataacacatgattaatatcctcaAAAGCGTCTTCCGGATAGCATTCGTATTTCGAGATTGAAGGCATAGCAAGTCTCCTTATATGGTCATCCACACTAAGGCATGAGTTTAAGGCCTTCCACATAAGCACACAAAATTTCTTTGGTAAAGCCACATTCCAAATCCAATCTGACCATTGACATTTAGTATTACTAATCCGAAAAAAAGACCTGGCGCCTTTGGTCATGAAAGACCCATCCGAGTTTTCTAACCAAATAAGCTGATCATCACCTGGCCTTCTACTGCTAATATCATGACTATCTCCCCCATTTTCTCTGTCCCTACTAGCTACTTGAGTTGCTCCATAACCCAACTGTTATTAATCACACAATGCTTCACATTCAATGTCGGATCTCCCACCAATCGGATACTGGTCCTTCAAAGGTCCAGAATTAAGCCAACTGTCTCTCCAGACAGACACATTCTGTAATGCCCCATTCCCatagggatcgaagagttactccctataacttaaaactcacaatttatcaatatatttatagactccaaaatataacgtcatcagaatactacaaaatctcttaataaaatccgtcacttctcataaatcttctataagtaatccactatacttaaataatcatctcaccaatgctccataatcttgatccttagctggactattcaaaaattatctaaaaaataattggagataaggagtgagttatcaacaactcagtaagtagaggacaaatactagtgtgtaaacatgagcatttttacagagttcagaatgcagaaataaaatatttcaatatcaatattcaaatctcaacaatacatattatcaaaaaatcagagcgatttttcatattcaaagactcctttggcacaacatgactgaacatcttcatcttatcataacatatcagaaaatcatatcagaacagagattatgtttaacccccgtggtagggttgtgcatcctgcggaaagccaagcagaacataaatccactattatatcccatggtagggccagaggtcactattatatcccgtgacagggccacatatcatcAAAActgaatcagaatcaccatatcagaatcagaatcagaaagtcatgccaaaggtttttcaagtgccacatcttatcaacactgagtactgaacagaatcagatcgcaaaaacataacttatacacaaaatttcatatttgttctctttttcaaagtttaaaaacataatgtcaaaaataagctcatgtctacaccactcatgatagaaaatactttctttttaaacagaatctcatgaataatgtaaaacaaataactgaggtagttcaactTTCTtctcataaccaaatatgtatattttccaaaaagtcaacctcagcttattttattttaatgcaaaatctagcataggaaccccgcttacctagacttcttagctttttcggaattttcctaaaaaatgttgaataataattaatcgtcacctataaaataatcacgtaactttcataaatttccaattaatcacgtatttcgatatttaatcctaagcttctaaaataacctatttaattcctcaaaacctagaattacaaatcatcactttctaaaatcatcaatattgatttactaacttgactaaaacatttaaaagtctgacatatttattaataaaaacaaactataaagtttaatactagataatataattatcccaaaatattttaaaataaaccataactatttttaaatagactaaatcatatctaaagtgtaaaaacaacattacaccaatattgtttactcaaatctatctctaaaaaaaaagaactttaatACCATTAggtatcatttaaaaaaaaaattgagccgGAGtacatttaaacaaataacaaaaagttTTATAACTGGAATGGCAAAATGTAGAACACTTAAAAATGGGTTTGAGGTGTTCTACGGAAGCAAAATCGATGACAAAAAATTAGATGGCATTTTCGTAATTCCAAGGGATGTCATGACCATATAATTTAAACTATCTATACGAGAATATTTTCAGTCCAAAGCTTCTAGAAACAGGAAAACCGAAGacacaacaaaaagaaagaaggaaaccGAAAGAGAAGGAGGTGTGCGACGGGGCTCACCGTGATTGAAGGAGGTCGCGGTGGGGCAGGTGATTGGGAGGTGGATGAGACACTACGGTGaaacactgagagagagagagagagatgagcgagaGACAGAGAGACGGAAAGGGAGATTACGCACCATGTGGCATGCATGGAGGCCTCGGACGGTGGCACTGGACATCACTAGGTGGTGGAGGCTTGATTTCCAGTGGGTGATAGCAGCCCAGGGTAGAGTTGGCAACGGCTGCACGCATCAACCCTCCTAGTGGTTGGGCAACACATAGAGGAGCCTTACACAGTGGAGATATTGgctctgttttgatgatcaaaaacAGGGGAATGACTTCTCGTGATTCTTGGTGGTTTACAGTTTCTCATGGGGTTGGGCAATAGCCAGTGGCTTCCGTCGTGCAAGGGGAACTCGCACGAGGTGGCTTCCATTTGGCTGAGTGCACACGGCGTTGGCTTTTCTGATGCAGCAACACCACAAAAAATGACACCAAATTGCATCTTGGCTGTCTCATTTGCGGTAGTGGACTAGTGGTTGAAGAGGTAGCAGGGGCTAGAACTTGGTGGAGGGATGGGCGTTGGACTAGGAGAGGCTGATTCTTGCGATTGGAGGCTGAGGAAACAAATATGACTAATGTGTGCGTATAAATATGATGCGAAAATCCTAGAGATATGAGGGAGATGTACGTGCGGATGGAAATTGAGTCTTGTGCgtgcatggagtggataaaaatacactagagacgtgtatgatcatgcatgtcgtggacgagaggaaagacttaggggtgaaaaatagccaaaaaaaaaaaataaaacgtgcGGGGAAGTtaacatgtgaaaaaaaaataaacaaaaataaataaataaataaataaaattgaacttgattgggtccgggtgttacattctccctcccttaaaaaaatttcgtcttcgaaatttgctagtaccacaAGCAAAGACTAAATATTGATCCGCTACAAACGTTTCATGCGTACACCAAAAGTCAATCATATTGTCGAACTTAATTAATATTCCGGAATTGTCGAACCTGatattccaaattctaactCTCCAATATTATCGATCGTAATCTCTCTTATTTTCCCTAGCCATACACATTCGCCCACACTGCcatttcaagtctaaaatataaacctcaataatgcaattaacgaccaaataataaatttcaaattctccacctaatataaaaaaactcaataatataattaaaaacctaaaataatttttaactctCAACATAAATCCATGAACCTcatacaaataatgaaataaactcTCAAGTTATAATATCACCAACACCACGCTTCCGCTATGCACTCTAACAACTTGAAGTCATAAACACATTGTAACTCACTCACGAAGATCTAAAATTAGCTAAACCCCACATTTACCTAGTTCATACATTTTTAACTCACCAGagtcaaattcagaaattataccAATATGAGTGTAGActttaaaacatcaatatcacaaatcTAAGCCTCAAGTTCCTAACCAAATCTATTTCCAAGAAGTTAACTTGAAGTCCAAACCAAAATCTTGTCAGAATCATTTCCTACAGTCCATAGAATTACGCCTACCAGAATTAAAATCTcgaatgtcttaaaaaaatcgttttcctaaaatatgtaaaaatctaaaacctcaaatgtcGCGGAACTCATTCCATAGGTCCGCAAGTGCTAAAACCTTAATATCATCAAAAACCATATCCTGGAACTCGCAGAAATCAACGATCTTAAATCTAATCAAAATCACTTTTAAAGTATGCAcaatctctaaacctcaaatctccaaagtttcaaattcaatgacgagcagccatcctgagatcttaaactcagttaaaagttctagggaaagaaaacaaaatatgtataaacaaaatataaataccagctaaaatatttaaaaacaacttaaaaaataaataaatgaatcaatacaatcttgaacttgttttaaTCATTCTTAGCCAtttctttaaccaactcatatagttcTTCCTACcatttataattgtaaacccAACATCACTCTAAACTCCCGTACttctttagaatctaaacctcaaaaaaaattctaaaccttaaattaatcttataaacatTATCTCCTATAGTCCCCCAAAgtagcttgtcggatctaaaaaccctaaacctcaaaatcccaaaactcaaacataaagtctgcaaaatctaaaaccttaactatccacataatcatcttttattctttaaaaattctaaacctcaaatatgaaatttcttcctaatgccacagatatctaaacctccaaggtttatagtatgcagaattcaaacctgtctctgatatgagggagacgtgcgtgAGGACGGAAAttgagtcgtgtgtgtgcatggagtggataaaaatacactagagacgtgtatgatcatgcatgccatggACGAGAGGAAACACTTAGGGGtgaaaaatagacaaaaaaaaacGTGCGGGGAAGTTAacgtttgaaaaaataataataaaataaactaaaacaaaataaataaataaataaaattcaacttGATTGGGTACGAGTGTTACACATTCCCCTCCCTAATTTTCCACTCGGAGTGCGAAATACCACAGGAATCTCTTTGGAAATTGCTTTCCAAAACCGAGTGCCTCTGGATGAGTTAATCTCCAGCGGATGCTGTCCATGCATATATTTCGctcaaaaaaatcttttccataAAGAATTTGAACATAACAAATTCCAGGCAAATTTAAGGTGCATCGATCTTTGTAAATCAACAAAGTTCCTCAAACCAACCCCTCCCTCATGCACCGGTTTACATAATCTGTCccatttaatccatttcctctttGGACTCCCATTAATTgagccccaaaagaaagtgctaAATACTTTATTAAACTATATCAGCACCATTTTTGGGACCTGCGTCACAGATAGCAAGTGAACCGGCATACTCAACAAAACATGCTTTAATAGGATGACTCTCACCCTAGCTGAAAGAAAGTTCAACTTCCAACCTTTAATCTTCTTCTGAATTCTTTGAATAACATCCTGAAAATGAATTAACTTCAGTCTTCCTAAAACAAATGGCACCCCTAAGTACCTGACCGGGAACACCTCTTCTGAGAACTGAGTAGTCGATTTGAGATGTCGACGTCTAGCAGattcttagagaaaaaaaattgatgatttagCGTTGTTCACCTATTGACCCGACCATGCAGCATAAGTACGAAGAACAATAACAATCTCCAAAACTGAAGACTTCCCTCCATTCACAAAAATCACCATGTCATTAGCATATAAAAGGTGAGAAATAATAGGACCATGTCTTGGATGAGAGAAGCATTTACTTCTTCCATCTTCATATTTTGTCTTTAACAGTCGAGAGAGAACTTCTTCtactaaaatgaataaataaggagatagaggatccccttgacgGAGACCTTGTCCACCCTTAAAGAACCCTTTGGCAGTGCCATTCATTACCACAGAATACCAAGGCGTAGTAACACATTGGACTAACAGATGGCGAAGCTTCGAAGAGAACCCAAAAGCTTCcaagatatgaaataaaaattcccAGTCAATCGTGTCGTAAGCTTTTGCAAAATAGattttcatcaaaatattaCCTCCTCGGGCTGGTTTATTAATATCATGAATAAGCTCCTGAGttagactaatattttcaaaaatacttctacatGGCAAGAAAGCTCCTTGTTCCATGGAAATAATCCTGCTGAAGACTGAAGTAAATCTATTCACTAGAatcttagagcaaattttatagacCACTGAACAGAGACTAATAGGTCTAAAGTTCCCAAACGATGTAGGATTCTGAAGTTTGGGAATTAAGACAATATAAGAGGCGGAGTAAAATCTTGGTAATGCAGCCCAGCCAAAAAAATCACTAATTGCTTCCAATAAATCTTGTTGCACTAAGGACCAACAATGCTGATAAAAACCTTACCCAAAGCCATCCGTACCAAGACTGCTATCCATAGCAATAGAAAAAAGGGCATCTTTAACTTCCCCAACAGAAGGAGTACTACCAAAAGCATTATTTTCCTCTTCCGAAACTTCCTCCAATATTAACTCAACCAATTGTGGAAATGACCTCGTTGATTTTACTTTGaggaaatcctcaaaataaaTGCACACAGCCTCATGAATACCTTCCAGCGAGGTAAGCACTCTGCCATCAGAGAGCTTCATTTTCGTCACCACATTTTGTTTATGGATCTGCAAAGCTTTAAAGAAAGCAGTCGAAAC is a window from the Juglans regia cultivar Chandler chromosome 7, Walnut 2.0, whole genome shotgun sequence genome containing:
- the LOC108996432 gene encoding uncharacterized protein LOC108996432, encoding MAVRWEKPKNDWLKLNVDRSSINNPGILGAGRIVRNELGKVVFTFAESIRNGSNNLAEVITLRRGLQHCKRLGLNNIIIEMDSLLVVNWVQKGSYSLQYIKNFWEDIINMLAGINFSAKHIYREGNKAVDVLARLRSNGISHEWSGQIEVPHLLRGILRIDSCGLAYIRKC